The following are from one region of the Candidatus Binataceae bacterium genome:
- a CDS encoding 2Fe-2S iron-sulfur cluster-binding protein, with product MAKLRIIFENGEPDRIIEFDPAKAPFHHDGEPGSILDVMLGHGVHLEHACGGNCACTTCHVIVKAGFSLLGEASEQEEDLLDRAPGLTPTSRLGCQALITDPSAEIVVVVPRFTINQVSESQGD from the coding sequence ATGGCGAAGTTACGAATTATTTTTGAAAACGGCGAACCAGACCGGATTATCGAATTTGATCCGGCCAAGGCGCCGTTTCATCACGACGGCGAGCCTGGCTCGATTCTGGACGTGATGCTCGGTCACGGGGTTCACCTTGAGCACGCCTGCGGCGGGAACTGCGCGTGCACTACATGTCACGTTATCGTGAAGGCGGGTTTCAGCCTGCTCGGCGAGGCCTCGGAACAGGAAGAGGACCTGCTGGATCGAGCGCCGGGGCTGACCCCGACGTCGCGCCTGGGCTGTCAGGCGCTGATTACGGATCCGTCGGCGGAGATCGTGGTCGTCGTCCCGCGCTTCACGATCAATCAAGTCAGTGAGAGCCAGGGAGACTGA
- a CDS encoding FAD-dependent oxidoreductase, whose translation METRATSRPTYRARIERIFDHADDVRSLFLRRLEAPLPSFVPGMFISIAMPLGDEVRVRPYTITSSPEERDAFEIVFNRVPGGAGAAWLFARQGGEEVEFTGPFGAFTLERAPDAETIFIAESTAIAPIRPMLRRLLKQSPAARVNLLYFADRADHLLYREELEGLRGAHPQFTLSMEVVTQSAESRWAAIIAKVRRRWIERDADRSRHFYICGVGAGVLELRDLLRAAGYERRAIRYERW comes from the coding sequence ATGGAAACTCGAGCGACGAGTCGTCCGACCTATCGCGCGCGAATCGAGCGGATCTTCGATCACGCCGACGATGTGCGGTCGTTATTTCTACGGAGGCTCGAAGCGCCGCTGCCGTCATTTGTTCCGGGTATGTTCATTTCGATCGCTATGCCGCTCGGCGATGAAGTCCGCGTCCGTCCCTACACGATTACTTCGAGTCCGGAAGAGCGCGACGCGTTCGAGATAGTGTTTAATCGTGTGCCGGGCGGCGCCGGCGCAGCGTGGCTGTTTGCCCGCCAAGGCGGCGAGGAGGTTGAGTTCACGGGGCCGTTCGGCGCCTTCACGCTTGAGCGGGCGCCCGATGCGGAAACAATCTTTATTGCCGAAAGCACCGCGATCGCGCCGATTCGGCCGATGCTTCGGCGGCTGCTGAAGCAGAGTCCGGCCGCTCGGGTGAACCTGCTTTATTTCGCCGACCGCGCCGATCATCTGCTTTATCGCGAAGAACTCGAAGGACTGCGAGGCGCTCATCCGCAATTCACGCTTTCGATGGAGGTCGTCACGCAAAGTGCGGAATCGAGGTGGGCGGCGATAATCGCGAAAGTCCGGCGGCGCTGGATCGAACGCGACGCCGATCGCTCGCGTCATTTCTATATCTGCGGCGTCGGCGCGGGAGTCCTCGAGTTGCGCGACCTGCTGCGCGCTGCCGGCTACGAACGCCGCGCCATCCGCTACGAGCGCTGGTAA